The Brassica napus cultivar Da-Ae chromosome C1, Da-Ae, whole genome shotgun sequence DNA segment TTTAAGTTTAAGACAGAACTAATAAAAAATCAGTAAAGACAAGAGAAGCATATTCTAACAAGATTCAATCAGTTTGGTTTTATTTCTTTGCTATTAACCTTATCCAAAAGCATACTTGGTTAGATGATCAAATTAAGCAAATTATATAACCGTAGAGATGCAATTCAGATCTAGGTTTTGGGATAAATCGTGCGCTCATGACAGTAATCCCAATAACAATCAGATACAAAATCAGCAGAAATGCAAGAGAAGAGATTTAATTACCAGTGGAAAGCTTTCATAGGTTCGATGAGATTGACGAGATTCGCGTAGCCTTTGATAAGTTCATCGATCTTCTCTGTGGTTACGTCATCTTTGAACTTGGCAAGCAGAACGTGCTTCACTGGTCCCTTTGCTTCCTCCATTTTCTCCCTGGGATGATGCTCCAGtgctctctctcgctctctctctctctctattatgTCGCAGTTTATATAAATGACGGTCGAGATCTGATCTACAAGAAGACTTTTGTAATAAAAACGTGCTAAACAGTAAACACTAGCGTcgcattattataaaaacttttttgttttcGATTCAGATAATAATGTTGAAAACCGATTAATACCTGAGAAAATTTCAGGTTCAATTCCGCTCTGGTTCTATACGATTTGTTTGAATAATTTATGTtaattaagataaatattttggatgatttaaaaattttagaaaaatattggaCAGTTTGAATTTCTCAGATTAAATATCAAGTAGTTTGGATAATTTGTGATATTTCAGATATAAATATCAAGATGATTCATCCTTTTAAGAcaatttaatttacaaataaaattttatgatgTTTAGTTTTTTCAgaacttaaaataattaatattttaagtatataaactatgttttaaaattttgagtaCCACTTTCGCTTTTTTTATTTCAGAGATATAGTGTCCActcaaatatttacaaaatttgtttcgttttcaattgttttttttttttgaaatcttgatGACTTGGTTCGCTTATTCTCCGGCCAAAATGTTCCGTTTTCTTTCCTTTGTATTATGAGTTGCACTCAAGATATATTTACCAACATCCtacaatattaacaaaaacaaagaagacaaaGCATGCTTTCAATTCTTTTCTTCTAGGTAGGTCTTCTATCAAGCACCCTCCTCTTGTCTTCAATCTTTTTCTCCGAGTGATAAAACTCACAAAAGCTATTCAGCTCAGATCAAAGCCTGCTTCTGCGCTTATGGCGTACATCAATTTGGTCTCAAGTTGCTCTTTACTGCATcattcgacaaaaaaaaaaaagatgttcaATTTTCTTTCTCCAGAGTGATTTATTCGAGACAAATGATGAAGTGCAAAAACCAAAGGAGATGATGTGTTATGAGAGAGGACAAACCTTTGATAGGGTGGGAGCTTAAGAAGGTTCATACAAGTGGCTGATGTCGGTAGTCTATCAACTGCTTCATTACTCACGCTACCACCAGCCCTGAAACACACATGATTTATCTTTTATACATTGTGTCACTTCCCAAAGCACTATGTTGAATCTGTGTAAGGTTACCTCTGTATACAGAATGCAGGTTCCAAGTACTTGAAACCGAGCAGTGGTCCTCTTGAACAACCCGTTACAAATCTGAAATTAAGGATGTCAGATGTTAGTTACCCTCTCAGTTCCGTTCAAGAACACACACAAAAGACTCCTATGGAGACTGAGTAAAAAAGTGTCATAACTTGACTTACTTCAAGAACTTCTTCTGGTTTTCGGTTGAGAAGCTTTTCATTACTTCCCAGAACATATCAATCACATAATGTCCCTGTCAATAACACAACAACGATGCAATCATATAACAATGTTTCAAACACACAATGGGATATGGTATTTTGGATGACAAGGAAAGAATTACTCACAGCGTTGTAGCCTCCAGAATAATTGGTGTTCTCTCGCAAGTCGTCAATATCCAAACTATCAGCTGAACCAGATATGAGAACCTGTAAACCAAACCCCACAAACGGTAAGAGACCTATCTCTTCATGCTCTTTGAGGAAACAATTAACAAAGCTGGcataataacatattttatttttaaccatCTAAAGCATAGGATCAATGGGCACCTGGAGCTCATGTTCATTAAACATGTCTATCCATTCCCTCGGAATGAGTTGCTGAAACCCCCTCAAGAAATGAGAACTCTGCTGACGTATCTACAATATAAAAATGGATTGCATCAAAAGCTATTGATTTTACAGGGTGCACTGAAGTATGATGCTAAGATAAACGAGAGGAAAGTGGTTCCCGGGTACCTGAAAGTTTAACCGATGATTGGAAACCAGATGAATGAAAGTTATAACATTCTTATTTGTGACTCGCATGTCTTTGCCCCCTGGAAGTAGCTCTTCCTCTGTTCTCTCTCCATACTCATTGTTCAGAATAACAAAGTAAAGCTCCAAGTCTGATATATCACCCTTATAACGCTGCAAGTTTCATAATATAACTGTATTACATAAAATTGGTGGACAGAGCTCAAAAGAACATCCAGAAAACAACCAGGAACATGACTATGCATATAGCTATTTCTCGGTTCCACGAAGCAACGGGAAAACAGAATGTCGAGAAAAACCAACCTTCAGAAATATAAGATGCCGATACAACTCAGGATCCAGAGAGGGCAGATCGTTCAAATAGTTGTACCTAGCCAACGAAAAAGTAGAAGCTTTAGAGTATTCACAAGGTCTAGGCgggattaacaaaaaaaaatgaactgaCAGGAAGTTGAGGTTTATAGTACTTTTGTTTCAATTTGCTGACGAAAAAAGTTGCAAATGGTATATCAACTAGAATCCCTTCAAACATAGCCTGCAACAAGATACAATACATTTAGTGAGTCTTATATAACAGATGGAAATCAactttaataaagaaaaaaaagccaaataaaacaaatatatatgaaagcATCAAGACAATTATACCCCAACTGTGCTATTTGCATGATGAATACATGGCGAGAAGAACTAGTAAAGGAAAGATTGGTGACTTATACGACTTTCATACTCAAATATCCTACTTTTGCGAGAAGACTGCCGAGAAAATGAAAGAAGTGGAGATGCTGTCCATGTATCATTCCTGATCCAGGATTAGGATAAAGCATGTGATCAGCGGTTTCCTGAAAGAAAGCATGTTGGAGATTTATAAAGAATTATAGATAGACTACATGCAAAAATGATGAAGTGTGGTAAATTATGAAATCCACAAAAACTTGAGTGAGCAGAGCTATAGACATACGGACCTTAAACAACCCATATTGCACATCAAAGGCTGCTAGGGTAATTTTCTCCATAAAGTCTTTGAAAATGCCACCACCATCAATACCGGCTTCCTCAACTCCGAGTTCATTGACAAATGTCACACGAATCTAAAGCGACACAGGAAAGAAAATTTGCATTTTGCATTTTGCATTTTGCATTCTGAACAAGCAATTGCTTGAAGACAAGTATCTGGCAagagagagaatttactggtcCTCGGAGATCATCCTCTGACAATGCACTCATTTGATTGTAAGCATCATCCAAGATGTGATCTCTTCGTATTCTAAACCGATTTCCAGCAAACATTTCTTCAGATCCATGACTCTGCCTCGCCGTTGCTAATTGTGTCTACAAATGATGTTCAGCCAATAAATGCAGCCGCAGCAAAGTAATCAGCGACAAATACAAACATTTTTTCTCCCATTTAAAGAGATTACTCACGCATGTATACGCTAATTAGCACACCTAGGTTCCTCAAATCCAACAAATGACAATCCATCACCAGATATACATGCCCTAACAACCACTCACTGTGAATATTTTGACTCTGCTTGTAAACGGAATCAGGAAAGGAGCCTGCATCAGTATGTAGCTGGCTCTTGTACCTTCCACTATAGCCTGGAGAAAGGGTTTTCAATGATAGGGGACAATTAAGACCAAATCATTCAAGTTAACTAAGACCAAACAGCTAACAAAATCTAAGTGAAGTAGTCACCTGAGTGATAAAATATTCACGGACTGTATCAGCTTGAAAGTCGGTCGAGGAAGTGAATTGTTGCCGGTTGTTCCAATCTTGAAACTGCCGAAAGAtttcatcagcaaagagaataAAATGAGCAATTACCTTCGCCAAGTTATACTGACTTACAGCCAATATATCTGTGAAGAGAAAACTGACCTGTGAAAGTAACTCGGCGACTACAACCCCAACCCTGTTCTGAATTAAGTCAACACGGTTCTTCTTTGAGAGGTCGTTGGAGACAGATTTCCCAGAGTTATGTTGCGTAAGTGGATTCACCCACAGTAACTGCCATAAAGCCTGGAATAAACGCGCATACACAAAAAGAAGTGGAAAATTAAATGCATGGTATATTAGATGCTATTAAATGCATGTCTTAAATTTTTTGTCGCGTGTCTTTCATATCTCCTAAAACTCATAGCATCAAAGTTACACGATTTACTTGATGAACCCGTCAAAGAAAAACTTACTTGCTTGAGAATGATGATGAGCAACCTGATATCTTGTAGCGATAGTGGCTTTCCTCGTTCGTAAAATTCCTCATTATCGACAATCGTAAGCATATGCCTGATCAGTGACAACAATGTTAAAACAGATTTAAGTATTAAACCACTTCACTTCAATTGATAGTCATACGAGAGATTGACTTTCACGTAATACTAAAGAAAATTTGACATTAAATCAAGCAAACCTTACTTATAAACAGGACAAAACACAACCAGAGGTAATAGCCAACCCGGGGAATCCGCTGGAAGATAAGCTAGGACACTAGGCATGGATGACCACTTCTGGTTCTCATGGCATCGCTTCATATAATTCCACAACACAGCTACAAGCTCGGTTCTATAAGCCATAACTGTCATTATTCGCTCAAGAGGGAGAATGTTGAATGCCGCATACAGAAAAGAACTGCCTGTGCCAATAGCTAGTGCTTCTTTATCTTCGTCATATGACTGCGTAACACCCGAAACTTGATGGAACAAAATATTTGTCTGCATAGTTGGCAATAAAATAAGTTATGTTAAAATTAAAGCGTCACTTGGTCCAAAGGAAGAATAGCACTCTATGTGGTTTCATATGACAGGGAATGTGTACATACTAACTGCAGAAGAAAACGTGAGTCTATAGCATTGGTAGTTATCTGCTGCTCCAAAGTCCTATTCAAGACTAATTCTTGTACATCGTCAATCAACATATCATCATCCTCTTCAGAAGAGCCTGAACCACGAAAAAGTACATTTCCATTTCAGAATAAGATCAAATTCATGAAGAACTACTACGAGCAGAATCGAAAAAGAACTTAAGAATAGCAAACAATGCCATGTAAAAGAATAAAATGTCATACTATGTCTGCTTTCTCTTTCTGATGACTTAATAGGAGGAAGTGTCTCCAATAAGAAAGTTGCAACTGATGCAATGTCAATTGCCTGGTCAAGATAAAGAACGAAGACAAAACAGCATTAGACTCAAACAGATGTGGGAGCAAATTgtgtttaaaaacaaataaactgCACTAAGAAGTAAATAAACTGCACTAAGAAGTATGAACCTACCATGTCCAATGAACATTCAGGCTGTGACAAGACCACGTTTGCAATTTCCAATGTATTACCAAGAAGACAAGCATAACCAGGAAATTCTGTGTTTGTATCTATTGGGAGAACATGTGTATccttttggatacataaagccATCTGGTGAACGTAGTGTTGACTTAGACTTGGGTTAGCAAAGACCTGGACCATGAAATTATGAGTTTGCCAAAGTTTGAATGAATAGATGCTGGCAGGTGGATAATATTTAGCTCAGTGTTAAACATAAACTTgggggaaaaaaaaaagctgtcATTTTAGCCTACATGATACTGAATTTGCTATGTTTAGTGTCTGTATATCCGTGACTAAAAACATGAGTTGAGGAACTAACCACTTTCAAGTTTGGGAAGAGCTGCCATATAAAGGGTATGGTAAGGATCATAGATGAGAAACTCCAACGTGGATCAACAACAGGGCAGCAACATGGCTCACGGCCAACGTGTGGTACTACCAGAAACAATACACTTTCTAGCGAAAGGATGCTGCCGTTCATAGTCGGACTTCTTGAGCCTTCCTGCAAAAAACAATGATTTGTTTCAAAGGAGAGGTTGCCAACTAAGTAACATCAATCCGAAAATGTGCCGTAAATTAGAAGAActaggtggtggtggtggtggataaTCATGGGGAGCTATTGGAAATTACCTTAGCCGTAGTCACAATTTCTCGGACCAGTTTGAATATGTTTCTTTTCTGTAGATAGCTAACTATTTTGCAAACCCAAGGCAGCTTAGGATCTAGCAACAACGACATCGCATCCATCAAGATAGCTGTTGAAATGGTAGCTTCTTCGGGAGTAACTAAGAGCTGATCCCTTAAACGTTCCCTGCTTAAATCATAAGGATGCAGAACTAAAAATTCAATAACAGAACTGAAAAGCCATGAGATAAACAACAGTTGATCACAGTCTGATACCAGAAGGGCTATTTCTTGGATATGCTATACAAATGAGAGAGAGCCAAAACAAAAACTTACCTATTCTGATGTATAGCCTCGATGCAGGTAAATGCAAGTTTCTTTACTCTAAAATCCACCGTATTATGCTCAGTAGAGTAGTCCAAGCCAGAGAAAAAGCTTAGAATGTCACCTGTAAAACGATGAGAAGTTCTAACACCATTAAGCAAGAACCCACACATGAATGAGAAGAAACTAGAGAAAAGATTGTTTTTaagggaaaaaaaataatataatgtaAATCTGCGAAGATGTAAACAGCAAACGGGAGAATTTAATTTAGGGTAAGGGGACATTCCTCACACAACGTTCTAATTTAACGGCTCATAATATACACATGGTAAAGAAGAGTAAAAAAAGCCATTAATaactaataaagaaaaaaacgaaGACTCAGGCTATGCTTCCTCTTACACAAGAGTTGACTAGAGAGTTAAAAGCAAACTGATCAACCCCAAGAACGAACTGACCAACAGGTATCAACAAAAGAAACATGAATAGATATTGTAAAATACCACAGCTGTGCGCAAACTGTCGCAGTAGACGACACGTCTCCACAAGCA contains these protein-coding regions:
- the LOC106401980 gene encoding E3 ubiquitin-protein ligase UPL6-like is translated as MFFSGDPSTRKRVDLGGRSTKEGDARRLLEQTRMERNRRLLQKQHNSAALKIQKFFRGRRSMAIERFKVRRDFCETYGDNCQNVDRHCFEPASSFLPQFLFFFKAQSSGDFVMLVETCRLLRQFAHSCGDILSFFSGLDYSTEHNTVDFRVKKLAFTCIEAIHQNRERLRDQLLVTPEEATISTAILMDAMSLLLDPKLPWVCKIVSYLQKRNIFKLVREIVTTAKEGSRSPTMNGSILSLESVLFLVVPHVGREPCCCPVVDPRWSFSSMILTIPFIWQLFPNLKVVFANPSLSQHYVHQMALCIQKDTHVLPIDTNTEFPGYACLLGNTLEIANVVLSQPECSLDMAIDIASVATFLLETLPPIKSSERESRHSSSEEDDDMLIDDVQELVLNRTLEQQITTNAIDSRFLLQLTNILFHQVSGVTQSYDEDKEALAIGTGSSFLYAAFNILPLERIMTVMAYRTELVAVLWNYMKRCHENQKWSSMPSVLAYLPADSPGWLLPLVVFCPVYKHMLTIVDNEEFYERGKPLSLQDIRLLIIILKQALWQLLWVNPLTQHNSGKSVSNDLSKKNRVDLIQNRVGVVVAELLSQFQDWNNRQQFTSSTDFQADTVREYFITQAIVEGTRASYILMQAPFLIPFTSRVKIFTTQLATARQSHGSEEMFAGNRFRIRRDHILDDAYNQMSALSEDDLRGPIRVTFVNELGVEEAGIDGGGIFKDFMEKITLAAFDVQYGLFKETADHMLYPNPGSGMIHGQHLHFFHFLGSLLAKAMFEGILVDIPFATFFVSKLKQKYNYLNDLPSLDPELYRHLIFLKRYKGDISDLELYFVILNNEYGERTEEELLPGGKDMRVTNKNVITFIHLVSNHRLNFQIRQQSSHFLRGFQQLIPREWIDMFNEHELQVLISGSADSLDIDDLRENTNYSGGYNAGHYVIDMFWEVMKSFSTENQKKFLKFVTGCSRGPLLGFKYLEPAFCIQRAGGSVSNEAVDRLPTSATCMNLLKLPPYQSKEQLETKLMYAISAEAGFDLS